ACCGCAAATTATAATATGCTTAACTTTGAGGACATCGACGGCAAACTGTATAACAGAAAGACAATTTAAGTCTGTATGAACAACGACATTAGCAATATTCCGATGTACAAATACTTCACCAGGAGGCAAATTTACTATTTGGTTCGCAGGAACTCGACTATCTGAACAGCCAATCCATAGATAATCGGGAGCCTGTTGCCTGGATAATTGCGAGAAAAACTCTGGGTCTTTTTCCTTGATTGAGGCTGCCCACTCCAAATTCCTGTCAAAAAGATACTTTAGCGTTTTCAAAACTCAAATTATCCCCATACATTGTTTTTGTATACAACATCGAAATCACTGGTGGAAAAGCGGGGCGCTATGAAGGAGCTTAGCTTTTTTTCATCCAGGTGAATTTACCTTCGTTAGGCATTTTATTTGTGTGCAATTGGCTTATCTGTGAACAGGTAATCTTTTAACTCTTTGTCAAAAGATGTGTCTTGTCTACGAATCCACTCAAGAACCATTGCGGCGTGTTCCTTTTCTTCATCTCTGTTGTGGGCAAGGATAGCCTTTAATTCTTCATTTTTACATGCATCAACTCTCTGGTTATACCAATCTACCGCTTCAAGTTCTTCCATTAGCGACACTATTGCTCTATGCATGTCTCTTGTTTCATTTGTAATCTCATCAATCGGTTCGTGATAACCTTCATTTGCCATTTTCTAGTCCTCGTTAAATTGATTGTTTTGATGCTGATCTGATCTTGACGCTCTCATCAGGGGCTTTCAAAGGGGACGTATTGTGTGTTCTTTGCAAACAATGTGACACTTTTGAAAGCCTCGCTGGATGAGTTCGTTAGGCAATTTTCTCTTGAAACAGGCTTGACTAGGTACTGTGATTATACCGTATCTGTTATTTTCGGATATATCAAATGCCTGCAATCACCCTGAAAAATATACCAGATTCTCTCTACGCACAAATAAAAGATGCTGTGAGGATTTGAACTCAGCTGCGCCCTGTAGCGATATCAGGTGGAGACAAAGGAACCGTATTGCCCGCTGGAGCTTTATATTAGAGGAAATTTTATCGTACTACTATAAAGTCCTTTATCTACACCATGTAACCTAGATCCGAGGCATAACTAGGATAGGCGAAAATCACTCCTTTAAGCTGGTTTGCGGTCATTCCGACCTTCATGGCAATGCTTAAAACGTTTATTTGTTCCTCGGAGCCAGGGCCTAGCAAATGTGCCCCTACAATTCTACCTGAGTCTTTTTCAATAAGAACTTTATACGCAGAGTATCGCTCTCCGACACGCATTGATGAGTACCAATCACCAGTCTTCCCAAATTTGACATCAAACTCTATGCCTTGTTGATGTGCGTCTTCCTCGAGAAGCCCAATACTCGCCATGGGTGGCAGTGTAAATACTGCACTTGGTATTGGTGGGTAATCAACAGCAAATTTATCTTCACCAGCAAGAAGGTTTTTCGTCGCTATCCGTGCTTCATACGCTGATACAGGAGTGAGATTAGGTGCACCCGTATCCGCACAATCTCCTGCAGAGAATATAGCGGCATTAGATGTGCTGCGCATGAATTTGTTGACCTTGATTCCTCTTCTTCCAGTTTCTACACCTATGGCCTCAAGGTTAAGTGTATCGATATTAGGCACTCGTCCCGCACCGTGCACGACGAGATCACAGATAAGATTTTTCGTTCCCTGTGTCGTTGAAAACTCAACATGAAATTCATCATCCATCTTAATAACCTTTTCCACACGTGACTCAAGGCATATATCAATTCCCAACTCCTTGCTTCGCTCCATTTGCAATTCAACAAGGTCTGAATCAAAGTTAACTAGTGGGCGCTGCCCCATCTCAAGTATGATGACCTCTGACACTCCTGCACGCCTGGCAATGTGTGCAAATTCGAATGCTATGAAGCCACCACCGACACAACACGGTTTAAACTAACGCCAGACTCAGCCGCCCCTATAGCAAGATGGCGATGAACCCAATGCAATGCAAAGCGGTATTTGAGAATATAGCATCTAATTTCTGATTGAAGGATAATTGAGTCGCATCCTTCTTTGGCAGTTGAGATTTGTATTGTTAACATCCTGGAATTTACCTGTAACCAAAAAGAGTATTTCTTCTGAGTTATCGATGCCTGTTACGCGGCCCAGGGCGCAGGAATGTTTTAATCAGTCCTATGTATCCCATCTATAATTATTCATACACTACCTACCATCCTGCTCTATTTTTGTTAAAAAAATACTTTTACCGGGAGTAATATGCGATTAATGAAGCCTTTGCTATTGTATGTTGATTTAAGAAGGAACCAACCATAGCAGGCGGTGATTTTGCACCTACTCCTAGTTTTTCAACATTGAGGGCATAGACAGTAAAAATGTATCGGTGAGGTTTATCTCCGCCAGGGGGACATGCTCCACCATACCCGGCATTACCAAAATCATTTATACTTTGTATGCTTCCTTTGGGGGAAAGATTATTTTTTAAATTACCGGCTCCTGCTTTAAGACCTGTAATATTTTGTGGGATATCAAAAACTACCCAATGCCACCACCCACTTCCAGTTGGAGCATCTGGATCATAGGCAGTTATGGCATAACTCCTGGTATTTTCTGGCGGGTTCTGCCAATTTAGTTCTGGTGAAATATTTTTTCCTTTACACCCAAACCCTGAAAGAACCTGGTCTTGCGATAACTGACCATTAATATCAGTACTTTTTAGCGTGAATCCTTGAGCGTAACTGCTTGATACCATAAATACCATAACACTCATCAGTAGTAAGATTCTCTTCATTTTTACCTCCATAATTCTAAGCCTAACGCTATGCTAACCAGCTGGCTAACCCAGATCGACGAGGAGCGGCGGGCTGGACAGTCCGAGTTGACGCAATTGATAGGCATGACTATACTATGTAATAACATTTGTAATAACATGCTATAGGTATAACTGCTATGCTAAAAGTCAAAGTCACCGCTGTTGGCAATTCTATGGGTATTTTGCTTCCAAAAGAAGCGCTTAACAAGCTAAGGGCTTCAAAAGGTGACACCTTGTATCTCGTTGAGAATCCCGAAGGATTTACACTTACCCCATATCAAAAGGATTTTGAATCTCAAATGGAAGCCGCCGAGAAGGTACTGAGAAAATACCGAAATGCTCTTCATGAGCTTGCCAAATGACCGAACCCCATTGGGTTTTGGGTGAAATTGTTGTTGCG
This region of bacterium BMS3Abin11 genomic DNA includes:
- the pdhD gene encoding dihydrolipoyl dehydrogenase, with the protein product MSEVIILEMGQRPLVNFDSDLVELQMERSKELGIDICLESRVEKVIKMDDEFHVEFSTTQGTKNLICDLVVHGAGRVPNIDTLNLEAIGVETGRRGIKVNKFMRSTSNAAIFSAGDCADTGAPNLTPVSAYEARIATKNLLAGEDKFAVDYPPIPSAVFTLPPMASIGLLEEDAHQQGIEFDVKFGKTGDWYSSMRVGERYSAYKVLIEKDSGRIVGAHLLGPGSEEQINVLSIAMKVGMTANQLKGVIFAYPSYASDLGYMV
- a CDS encoding putative kinase inhibitor gives rise to the protein MKRILLLMSVMVFMVSSSYAQGFTLKSTDINGQLSQDQVLSGFGCKGKNISPELNWQNPPENTRSYAITAYDPDAPTGSGWWHWVVFDIPQNITGLKAGAGNLKNNLSPKGSIQSINDFGNAGYGGACPPGGDKPHRYIFTVYALNVEKLGVGAKSPPAMVGSFLNQHTIAKASLIAYYSR